Proteins encoded by one window of Rutidosis leptorrhynchoides isolate AG116_Rl617_1_P2 chromosome 7, CSIRO_AGI_Rlap_v1, whole genome shotgun sequence:
- the LOC139858691 gene encoding delta(12) fatty acid desaturase DES8.11-like, protein MGAGGRMNVAKPEDKPLAFKRVPVSKPPFELSDLKKAIPPHCFKRSLVRSFAAVFRDFIIIGALYYLADNFIPMLPKPLSYVAWPVYWFFQGAYLMGLWVIGHECGHHGFSDYPWLNDTIGFIVHSLILTPYFGFKYSHRTHHANTNSIEYDEVWIPKRKSDKLYSEILNNPTGAFIVFVFKIVLGFPLYFVFNLYGRKYEKGITSHFYPYSPIFNDSERFQIFLTDLGVFGTCYLVYKMAAINGTQWMMNIYGMPILFMSGFFILLTYLHHTHPSIPHYDSTEWDWLRGALATVDRNFGFLNHAFHDVTRTHTVHHLFPTIPHYHTFEAREAVKPILGEYYKYDDTPILEAVWRETKDCIFIEPDEVNGEKKGIYWFYK, encoded by the coding sequence ATGGGTGCTGGTGGACGGATGAATGTTGCTAAACCAGAAGATAAACCACTCGCTTTCAAACGCGTCCCAGTCTCAAAACCTCCATTCGAACTAAGCGATCTCAAAAAAGCGATCCCACCACACTGTTTCAAGCGTTCGCTAGTACGCTCATTCGCAGCTGTTTTTCGCGATTTCATCATCATTGGCGCCTTATACTATCTAGCCGATAATTTCATTCCTATGCTCCCTAAACCCTTATCATACGTTGCGTGGCccgtttattggttctttcaaggaGCTTATCTCATGGGCCTATGGGTCATAGGCCACGAATGCGGTCATCACGGGTTTAGTGACTACCCGTGGCTAAACGACACCATTGGGTTCATTGTCCACTCTTTAATCCTAACACCATATTTCGGATTCAAATATAGCCATCGTACACATCACGCTAACACAAATTCAATTGAATATGACGAGGTTTGGATCCCCAAACGCAAGTCCGATAAGCTTTACTCCGAAATTTTAAACAACCCTACGGGCGCTTTCATTGTGTTTGTGTTCAAGATCGTTCTTGGTTTCCCATTATACTTCGTATTCAATCTTTATGGACGAAAATACGAAAAGGGAATCACGAGCCATTTCTATCCGTACAGTCCCATCTTCAATGATAGCGAACGATTTCAGATTTTTTTGACCGATTTAGGAGTTTTCGGGACATGTTACTTGGTTTACAAAATGGCTGCAATCAATGGTACACAATGGATGATGAACATTTATGGAATGCCTATTTTATTCATGAGTGGTTTCTTTATTTTACTAACATATTTACATCACACACATCCTTCGATTCCTCATTACGATTCAACCGAATGGGATTGGTTAAGAGGTGCTTTAGCAACGGTCGATAGAAACTTTGGATTCTTGAACCACGCGTTCCATGATGTCACTCGGACCCACACCGTGCATCATCTTTTTCCTACGATTCCACATTATCATACTTTTGAGGCTAGGGAAGCTGTGAAGCCGATTTTGGGTGAGTACTATAAGTACGATGATACACCGATTCTAGAGGCTGTTTGGAGGGAGACGAAAGATTGTATATTTATCGAACCCGATGAGGTTAATGGGGAGAAGAAGGGTATCTACTGGTTTTACAAATAG